Proteins from a genomic interval of Scomber scombrus chromosome 11, fScoSco1.1, whole genome shotgun sequence:
- the cacybp gene encoding calcyclin-binding protein — MDLTEQINQLEADLQELGSLLEKAERKRVQELLKQEQKKVEKEIAVKRQQKEQQARREADPSAASKATYTVKITNYAWDQSDKFVKIYLTLKDVNKIPSENVEVNFTENSFSVLVKDLGGKNHQMTVLNLLYPIDEKDSYKKIKTDMVLIMCKKQAIKKWECLTKVEKQAKDKDKPAVEENADPSDGLMSMLKKIYSEGDDEMKRTINKAWSESQEKKVRGGDMMDL, encoded by the exons ATGGATCTAACCGAGCAG ATCAACCAGTTGGAGGCAGACTTGCAGGAGCTGGGGTCCCTCTTGgagaaggcagagaggaagagagtgcAGGAGCTTTTAAAGCAGGAGCAGAAGAAGGTGGAAAAAGAGATTGCAGTCAAACGACAGCAGAAGGAGCAACAGGCCAGGAGAGAGGCAGACCCATCCGCAGCCTCTAAGGCAACATACACAGTCAAGATCACAAACTATG CGTGGGACCAGTCAGACAAATTTGTCAAAATTTACCTCACATTGAAAGATGTGAACAAGATTCCATCAGAAAATGTGGAGGTCAACTTTACAGAAAA TTCATTTTCTGTGCTTGTGAAGGATCTAGGTGGGAAAAATCATCAGATGACAGTTCTCAATCTGTTATATCCAATCGATGAGAAGGACAGCTATAAAAAG ATAAAAACTGACATGGTCCTGATCATGTGCAAGAAGCAGGCAATAAAGAAGTGGGAGTGTCTAACGAAGGTTGAAAAGCAGGCGAAAGACAAAGA TAAACCCGCTGTCGAGGAGAATGCCGACCCCAGCGATGGCCTGATGAGCATGCTGAAGAAGATCTACTCAGAGGGCGACGACGAGATGAAGAGAACCATCAACAAAGCCTGGTCGGAGTCCcaagaaaagaaagttagagGAGGAGACATGATGGATTTGTGA
- the mrps14 gene encoding 28S ribosomal protein S14, mitochondrial, which yields MAAHRIACLGLNALYSSVCAPKQAMRSCWGAMEQVRGYYVNWRMLRDVKRRQMAFDYADERLRINALRKNTILPKDLQEIADKEIAALPRDSCPVRIRNRCVMTSRPRGVKRRWRLSRIVFRHLADHNQMSGILRARW from the exons ATGGCTGCCCACAGGATAGCATGTCTAGGGTTAAATGCCCTTTATTCCAGTGTCTGTGCCCCAAAGCAG GCCATGAGAAGCTGCTGGGGGGCTATGGAGCAGGTGAGAGGTTATTATGTTAACTGGAGGATGCTGAGAGACGTCAAGAGAAGGCAGATGGCCTTTGATTATGCTGATGAGAGGCTACGGATCAATGCACTGAGGAAGAACACCATCTTACCCAAAGACCTTCAG GAGATAGCGGATAAAGAGATTGCAGCATTACCCAGAGACAGCTGCCCTGTGAGAATACGCAACAGGTGTGTGATGACGTCCCGACCTCGAGGAGTGAAACGGAGGTGGCGGCTCAGCCGGATTGTCTTCCGTCACCTAGCTGACCACAACCAGATGTCCGGTATTCTGAGGGCAAGGTGGTAA